One window from the genome of Streptomyces sp. NBC_01476 encodes:
- a CDS encoding MIP/aquaporin family protein: protein MSNGHIVIGEIFGTAVLILLGGGVCAAVTLKRSKALGAGWVAISFGWGLAVLAGAYIANGYSGGQLNPAVTLGVAIKSGDWSTVPYYLIGQMAGAVIGAFLVWVAYMGQFQAHLTDPAVVGTAGQRAGGPAGGPTAGSASSVVPEADPAGPASGNQQASPGGPVLGVFSTGPEIRNPVQNLLTEIIGTFVLVLFILTQGMTKGLALNGLGILLTALVVVGIGLSLGGPTGYAINPARDLGPRIVHALLPLPNKGGSDWGYAWIPVLGPLVGAAIAGGVYRLAFT, encoded by the coding sequence GTGTCCAACGGCCACATCGTCATCGGCGAGATCTTCGGGACCGCCGTCCTCATCCTGCTCGGCGGGGGCGTCTGCGCCGCCGTGACGCTCAAAAGATCCAAGGCACTCGGGGCCGGCTGGGTGGCCATCTCCTTCGGCTGGGGCCTGGCCGTACTGGCCGGCGCCTACATCGCCAACGGCTACTCCGGCGGCCAGCTCAACCCCGCGGTGACCCTGGGAGTGGCCATCAAGAGCGGTGACTGGAGCACGGTGCCCTACTACCTGATCGGGCAGATGGCAGGGGCCGTCATCGGCGCCTTCCTGGTCTGGGTGGCGTACATGGGCCAGTTCCAGGCGCACCTCACCGACCCCGCGGTGGTGGGTACCGCCGGGCAGCGGGCGGGCGGTCCGGCAGGGGGCCCGACGGCCGGATCGGCGTCCTCGGTCGTCCCGGAGGCCGACCCGGCGGGACCGGCCTCCGGCAACCAGCAGGCGTCGCCCGGCGGCCCGGTGCTCGGTGTCTTCTCCACCGGCCCGGAGATCCGCAACCCGGTGCAGAACCTGCTCACCGAGATCATCGGCACCTTCGTCCTGGTGCTCTTCATCCTCACCCAGGGCATGACGAAGGGCCTGGCGCTCAACGGCCTCGGCATCCTGCTGACCGCACTGGTCGTGGTCGGCATCGGCCTGTCGCTCGGCGGCCCGACCGGCTACGCCATCAACCCCGCCCGCGACCTCGGTCCGCGGATCGTCCACGCGCTGCTGCCGCTGCCCAACAAGGGCGGCTCGGACTGGGGCTACGCGTGGATCCCGGTACTCGGTCCGCTGGTGGGCGCCGCCATCGCCGGCGGTGTGTACCGGCTGGCGTTCACCTAG
- the metH gene encoding methionine synthase: MASPSPSFSSSASSASSSPSAPSRPAGAGPAQAARAAALREALASRVVVADGAMGTMLQAQEPTLEDFQQLEGCNEVLNVTRPDIVRSVHEAYFSVGVDCVETNTFGANQSAMSEYDIADRIHELSEAGARLAREVADDFATDGRPRFVLGSIGPGTKLPTLGHTTYATLRDGYEANAAGLIAGGADALVVETMQDLLQVKAALIGSRRAMRAAGVNLPLICSVAVETTGTMLLGSEIGAALTALEPLGIDMIGLNCSTGPAEMSEHLRYLTRHSRIPLTCMPNAGLPVLTKDGAHYPLSPSELADAHEVFAQEYGLALVGGCCGTTPEHLRQLVERVGGQDLVPRNPRPEPGAASLYQTVPFRQDTSYLAIGERTNANGSKKFREAMLEGRWEDCVELARDQIREGAHLLDLCVDYVGRDGVADMSEIAGRFATASTLPIVLDSTEVDVLRAGLEKLGGRAVLNSVNYEDGDGPESRFARVTQLAAEHGAALIALTIDEEGQARTVEKKVAIAERLIEDLTGNWGIHESDILIDCLTFTICTGQEESRKDGVATIEAIRELKRRHPEVQTTLGLSNISFGLNPAARVALNSVFLDECVKAGLDSAIVHAAKILPIARIPEDQRQAAYDLVYDRRSEGYDPLQKLMELFDGVDSKSLKAGRAEELMALPLEERLQRRIIDGEKNGLAADLDEALAERSALDIVNDTLLAGMKVVGELFGSGQMQLPFVLQSAEVMKTAVAYLEPHMEKVADGEEAGKGTIVLATVRGDVHDIGKNLVDIILSNNGYNVVNLGIKQPVSAILDAAQEHRADVIGMSGLLVKSTVIMKENLEELNQRGMSADYPVILGGAALTRAYVEQDLHEIYQGEVRYARDAFEGLRLMDALIGVKRGVPGAALPELKARRVPKRDLPEEPEEERGQVRSDVAVDNPVPTPPFWGSRVVKGIQLADYASWLDEGALFKGQWGLKQSRADGPSYEELVETEGRPRLRGLLTRFQSEHLLEAAVTYGYFPCVSKGDDLIVLHEDGTERTRFTFPRQRRGRRLCLADFFRPEESGETDVVGFQVVTVGNRVSEAANELFATDSYRDYLELHGLSVQLAEALAEYWHARVRAELGFAGEDPADVEDMFSLKYRGARFSLGYGACPDLEDRAKIADLLQPERIGVKLSEEFQLHPEQSTDAIVIHHPEAKYFNAR; the protein is encoded by the coding sequence ATGGCCTCGCCGTCCCCTTCCTTCTCGTCCTCCGCGTCCTCCGCGTCCTCGTCGCCGTCCGCCCCGAGCCGCCCCGCCGGCGCCGGACCGGCGCAGGCCGCCAGGGCCGCCGCACTGCGCGAGGCACTCGCCTCCCGGGTGGTCGTCGCCGACGGCGCCATGGGCACCATGCTCCAGGCCCAGGAGCCCACCCTGGAGGACTTCCAGCAGCTGGAAGGCTGTAACGAGGTCCTCAACGTCACCCGCCCCGACATCGTCCGCTCGGTCCACGAGGCGTACTTCTCGGTCGGTGTGGACTGCGTGGAGACCAACACCTTCGGCGCCAACCAGAGCGCCATGAGCGAATACGACATCGCCGACCGGATCCACGAACTCTCCGAGGCCGGTGCCCGGCTGGCCCGTGAGGTGGCCGACGACTTCGCCACCGACGGCCGCCCCCGCTTCGTCCTCGGCTCGATCGGCCCCGGCACCAAGCTGCCCACCCTCGGCCACACCACCTACGCGACGCTCCGCGACGGCTACGAGGCCAACGCGGCCGGGCTGATCGCCGGCGGCGCCGACGCGCTGGTGGTCGAGACGATGCAGGACCTGCTCCAGGTCAAGGCGGCGCTGATCGGCTCCCGCCGGGCGATGCGGGCGGCCGGGGTGAACCTGCCGCTGATCTGCTCGGTCGCCGTCGAGACCACCGGCACCATGCTGCTGGGCTCCGAGATCGGCGCCGCGCTCACCGCGCTGGAGCCGCTGGGCATCGACATGATCGGCCTGAACTGCTCCACAGGCCCGGCCGAGATGAGCGAGCACCTGCGCTACCTGACCCGGCACTCCCGGATCCCGCTCACCTGTATGCCCAACGCCGGTCTGCCGGTGCTCACCAAGGACGGCGCCCACTACCCGCTCTCGCCGAGCGAACTCGCCGACGCCCACGAGGTGTTCGCCCAGGAGTACGGCCTCGCGCTGGTCGGCGGCTGCTGCGGCACCACCCCCGAGCACCTGCGGCAGCTGGTCGAGCGGGTCGGCGGCCAGGACCTCGTCCCGCGCAACCCGCGGCCCGAGCCGGGCGCCGCCTCGCTCTACCAGACCGTGCCGTTCCGTCAGGACACCTCGTACCTGGCGATCGGCGAGCGCACCAACGCCAACGGCTCCAAGAAGTTCCGCGAGGCGATGCTGGAAGGCCGCTGGGAGGACTGCGTCGAGCTGGCCCGCGACCAGATCCGCGAGGGTGCCCACCTGCTCGACCTGTGCGTGGACTACGTCGGCCGGGACGGCGTCGCCGACATGTCCGAGATCGCCGGCCGGTTCGCCACCGCCTCCACCCTGCCGATCGTGCTGGACTCCACCGAAGTGGACGTGCTGCGGGCCGGCCTGGAGAAGCTCGGCGGCCGTGCGGTGCTCAACTCGGTCAACTACGAGGACGGCGACGGCCCCGAGTCCCGCTTCGCCCGGGTCACCCAGCTCGCCGCGGAGCACGGCGCCGCGCTGATCGCGCTGACCATCGACGAGGAGGGCCAGGCCCGTACCGTCGAGAAGAAGGTCGCCATCGCCGAGCGGCTGATCGAGGACCTCACCGGCAACTGGGGCATCCACGAGTCCGACATCCTCATCGACTGCCTGACCTTCACCATCTGCACCGGCCAGGAGGAGTCGCGCAAGGACGGCGTGGCCACCATCGAGGCGATCCGCGAACTCAAGCGCCGCCACCCCGAGGTCCAGACCACGCTAGGCCTTTCCAACATCTCCTTCGGCCTCAACCCGGCCGCCCGGGTCGCGCTCAACTCCGTCTTCCTCGACGAGTGCGTCAAGGCCGGCCTGGACTCGGCGATCGTGCACGCGGCCAAGATCCTGCCCATCGCGCGTATCCCCGAGGACCAGCGGCAGGCCGCCTACGACCTGGTCTACGACCGCCGCAGCGAGGGCTACGACCCGCTGCAGAAGCTGATGGAGCTCTTCGACGGCGTCGACAGCAAGTCCCTCAAGGCGGGCCGCGCGGAGGAGCTGATGGCGCTGCCGCTGGAGGAGCGCCTCCAGCGCCGCATCATCGACGGTGAGAAGAACGGCCTGGCCGCCGACCTGGACGAGGCGCTGGCCGAGCGGTCCGCACTGGACATCGTCAACGACACCCTGCTGGCCGGCATGAAGGTGGTCGGCGAGCTCTTCGGCTCCGGCCAGATGCAGCTGCCGTTCGTGCTCCAGTCCGCCGAGGTGATGAAGACGGCGGTGGCGTACCTCGAACCGCACATGGAGAAAGTGGCCGACGGCGAGGAGGCGGGCAAGGGCACCATCGTGCTGGCCACCGTCCGCGGCGACGTGCACGACATCGGCAAGAACCTGGTGGACATCATCTTGTCCAACAACGGCTACAACGTGGTCAACCTGGGCATCAAGCAGCCCGTCTCGGCCATCCTCGACGCCGCCCAGGAGCACCGCGCCGACGTCATCGGCATGTCGGGGCTGCTGGTGAAGTCCACGGTGATCATGAAGGAGAACCTGGAGGAGCTCAACCAGCGCGGCATGTCCGCCGACTACCCGGTGATCCTCGGCGGCGCCGCCCTCACCCGCGCGTACGTCGAGCAGGATCTGCACGAGATCTACCAGGGCGAAGTGCGCTACGCCCGGGACGCCTTCGAGGGCCTGCGCCTCATGGACGCCCTGATCGGCGTCAAGCGCGGTGTGCCCGGTGCGGCCCTGCCGGAGCTGAAGGCCCGCCGGGTGCCCAAGCGGGACCTGCCGGAGGAGCCCGAGGAGGAGCGCGGCCAGGTCCGTTCCGACGTGGCCGTCGACAACCCGGTGCCCACCCCGCCGTTCTGGGGCAGCCGGGTGGTCAAGGGCATCCAGCTCGCCGACTACGCCTCCTGGCTGGACGAGGGCGCGCTCTTCAAGGGCCAGTGGGGCCTCAAGCAGTCCCGCGCGGACGGCCCCAGCTACGAGGAACTGGTGGAGACCGAGGGCCGGCCGCGGCTGCGCGGGCTGCTCACCCGCTTCCAGTCAGAGCACCTGCTGGAGGCGGCGGTGACCTACGGTTACTTCCCCTGTGTCTCCAAGGGCGACGACCTGATCGTGCTCCACGAGGACGGCACCGAGCGCACCCGCTTCACCTTCCCGCGCCAGCGCCGCGGGCGGCGGCTGTGCCTGGCCGACTTCTTCCGGCCCGAGGAGTCCGGCGAGACCGATGTGGTCGGCTTCCAGGTCGTCACCGTCGGCAACCGGGTCTCCGAGGCCGCCAACGAGCTCTTCGCCACCGACTCCTACCGGGACTACCTGGAGCTGCACGGCCTGTCCGTCCAGCTCGCCGAGGCGCTCGCCGAGTACTGGCACGCCCGGGTCCGGGCCGAACTGGGCTTCGCCGGCGAGGACCCGGCGGACGTCGAGGACATGTTCTCGCTGAAGTACCGCGGCGCCCGCTTCTCGCTCGGCTACGGGGCCTGCCCCGACCTGGAGGACCGGGCCAAGATCGCCGACCTGCTGCAGCCCGAGCGGATCGGCGTGAAGCTCTCCGAGGAGTTCCAGCTGCACCCCGAGCAGTCCACCGACGCCATCGTGATCCACCACCCCGAGGCGAAGTACTTCAACGCCCGCTGA
- the glpK gene encoding glycerol kinase GlpK, translating into MTDTSTSSHGSGPFIAAIDQGTTSSRCIVFDRDGRIVAVDQKEHEQIFPKPGWVEHDAAEIWANVQEVVAGAIGKAAQDVPGFTAADVKAIGITNQRETTLLWDRHTGEPVHNALVWQDTRTDALCRELGRNVGQDRFRRETGLPLASYFAGPKIRWLLDNVEGLRARAEAGDILFGTMDSWVIWNLTGGVRGGVHVTDVTNASRTLLMNLHTLDWDPKILDSIGVPASVLPRIRSSAEVYGTTGVGGLQDVPVASALGDQQAALFGQTCFAEGDAKSTYGTGTFMLMNTGGTPVNSYNGLITTVGYRIGDAAPVYALEGSIAVTGSLVQWMRDQMGLISTAAEIETLASSVADNGGAYFVPAFSGLFAPYWRDDARGVIAGLTRYVTKAHIARAVLEATAWQTREIADAMTKDSGVELTSLKVDGGMTSNNLLMQTLADFLDAPVVRPMVAETTCLGAAYAAGLAVGFWPDTDALRANWKRAAEWTPRMDAADRDREYHNWLKAVERTMGWIEEEH; encoded by the coding sequence GTGACCGACACATCGACCAGCTCGCACGGCAGCGGCCCGTTCATCGCCGCCATCGACCAGGGCACCACCTCCAGCCGCTGCATCGTCTTCGACCGGGACGGCCGGATCGTCGCGGTGGACCAGAAGGAGCACGAGCAGATCTTCCCCAAGCCCGGCTGGGTGGAGCACGACGCCGCCGAGATCTGGGCCAACGTCCAGGAGGTGGTGGCGGGCGCGATCGGCAAGGCCGCCCAGGACGTCCCCGGCTTCACGGCCGCCGACGTCAAGGCGATCGGCATCACCAACCAGCGCGAGACCACCCTGCTGTGGGACCGGCACACCGGTGAGCCGGTGCACAACGCCCTGGTCTGGCAGGACACCCGCACCGACGCCCTGTGCCGGGAGCTGGGCCGCAACGTCGGGCAGGACCGTTTCCGGCGCGAGACCGGTCTGCCGCTGGCCTCGTACTTCGCCGGGCCGAAGATCCGCTGGCTGCTGGACAACGTCGAGGGCCTGCGGGCGCGCGCCGAGGCCGGCGACATCCTCTTCGGCACCATGGACTCCTGGGTGATCTGGAATCTCACCGGCGGTGTGCGGGGCGGAGTGCACGTCACCGACGTCACCAACGCCTCGCGCACCCTGCTGATGAATCTGCACACCCTGGACTGGGACCCGAAGATCCTGGACTCCATCGGGGTGCCCGCCTCGGTGCTGCCGCGGATCCGCTCCTCCGCGGAGGTCTACGGCACCACCGGTGTGGGCGGCCTCCAGGACGTCCCGGTGGCCTCCGCGCTCGGCGACCAGCAGGCCGCGCTCTTCGGCCAGACCTGTTTCGCCGAGGGCGACGCGAAGTCCACCTACGGCACCGGCACCTTCATGCTGATGAACACCGGCGGCACCCCGGTGAACAGCTACAACGGCCTGATCACCACGGTCGGCTACCGGATCGGGGACGCCGCCCCTGTCTACGCCCTGGAAGGATCCATCGCCGTCACGGGTTCACTGGTGCAGTGGATGCGTGACCAGATGGGACTGATCAGTACGGCTGCGGAGATCGAAACGCTCGCCTCGTCCGTCGCGGACAATGGCGGCGCGTACTTCGTCCCGGCCTTCTCCGGACTCTTCGCCCCCTACTGGCGCGACGACGCCCGCGGTGTGATCGCCGGCCTGACCCGTTACGTCACCAAGGCCCACATCGCCCGCGCCGTGCTGGAGGCGACCGCCTGGCAGACCCGGGAGATCGCCGACGCCATGACCAAGGACTCCGGCGTCGAGCTGACCTCGCTGAAGGTCGACGGCGGGATGACCTCCAACAACCTGCTGATGCAGACGCTCGCCGACTTCCTGGACGCGCCCGTGGTGCGTCCGATGGTCGCCGAGACCACCTGCCTCGGCGCGGCCTACGCGGCCGGTCTCGCGGTCGGATTCTGGCCGGACACCGACGCGCTGCGGGCCAACTGGAAACGGGCGGCAGAGTGGACGCCCCGGATGGACGCGGCCGACCGTGACCGCGAATACCACAACTGGCTCAAGGCCGTGGAACGGACCATGGGCTGGATCGAAGAGGAGCACTGA
- a CDS encoding IclR family transcriptional regulator: MPGPIQSLERAAAILRLLAGGERRLGLSDVASALGLAKGTAHGILRTLQQEGFVEQEPASGKYQLGAELLRLGNSYLDVHELRARALVWTDDLARSSGEAAYLGVLHQSGVLIVHHVFRPDDSRQVLEVGAMQPLHSTALGKVLAAFDPVAHNEVAEGERAALTGRTVTGAADVETVLELTRARGWAADLEETWEGVASVAAPVHDRRRNPVGAVGITGAVERVCDADGIRAGLVAAVRDCARAVSRDLGAGRF; this comes from the coding sequence ATGCCAGGTCCCATCCAGTCGCTGGAACGAGCCGCCGCCATCCTCCGGCTGCTGGCGGGCGGCGAGCGGCGGCTGGGCCTGTCCGATGTGGCGTCCGCGCTGGGCCTGGCCAAGGGCACCGCGCACGGCATCCTGCGCACCTTGCAGCAGGAGGGCTTCGTGGAGCAGGAGCCGGCCTCCGGCAAGTACCAGCTGGGCGCCGAGCTGCTGCGGCTCGGCAACAGCTACCTGGATGTGCACGAGTTGCGGGCCCGTGCCCTGGTGTGGACCGACGACCTGGCCAGGTCGAGCGGCGAGGCCGCGTACCTCGGGGTGCTGCACCAGAGCGGCGTGCTGATCGTCCACCACGTCTTCCGGCCCGACGACAGCCGCCAGGTGCTGGAGGTGGGGGCCATGCAGCCGCTGCACAGCACCGCGCTGGGCAAGGTGCTGGCCGCTTTCGACCCGGTGGCGCACAACGAGGTCGCCGAGGGCGAGCGGGCGGCGCTGACCGGCCGGACGGTCACCGGCGCGGCGGACGTCGAGACGGTGCTGGAGCTGACCCGGGCCCGCGGCTGGGCCGCGGACCTGGAGGAGACCTGGGAGGGCGTGGCCTCGGTGGCCGCGCCTGTCCACGACCGGCGGCGCAATCCGGTGGGCGCGGTCGGCATCACCGGCGCGGTGGAGCGGGTGTGCGACGCCGACGGCATCAGGGCCGGGCTGGTGGCGGCGGTGCGGGACTGCGCCCGGGCGGTCTCCCGCGATCTGGGCGCCGGCCGGTTCTGA